One window of Biomphalaria glabrata chromosome 6, xgBioGlab47.1, whole genome shotgun sequence genomic DNA carries:
- the LOC106075552 gene encoding peroxiredoxin-1, whose amino-acid sequence MASSLQTGLCFVIICLCAVHCQFQDDSCHSYAGGQVYPQETKRTIGHTIQWSQAVISKPAPDWNGTAVIKGEFKDIKLSDFKGKYLVFFFYPLDFTFVCPTEIIAFSDRIDEFQKINTEVVGCSVDSQFTHLAWTNVPRSQGGLGKINYPLLSDITHEISKAYGVYLQDLGHSLRGLFIIDPKGTLRQITMNDLPVGRSVDETLRLVQAFQYTDKHGEVCPAGWKPGSATIIPDPKKSKEYFKQQSNDEL is encoded by the exons ATGGCATCCTCTCTGCAAACCGGGTtgtgttttgttattatttgtttatgtgCGGTGCATTGCCAGTTCCAAGATGATTCCTGTCATTCATATGCAGGAGGTCAAGTTTATCCACAAGAAACCAAACGCACAATAGGTCACACTATTCAATGGAGCCAAGCCGTCA TTTCTAAGCCTGCACCAGATTGGAATGGAACTGCTGTCATTAAAGGTGAATTTAAAGACATCAAGTTGTCAGACTTCAAAGGgaaatatttagtgtttttctttTACCCATTGGATTT TACATTTGTCTGCCCTACTGAAATCATTGCTTTCAGTGATAGAATAGATGAGTTCCAGAAGATCAATACAGAAGTGGTTGGTTGCTCTGTTGATTCTCAGTTCACTCACCTTGCATG GACTAATGTTCCAAGAAGTCAAGGTGGACTGGGTAAGATTAATTACCCCTTGTTGTCAGACATCACCCATGAAATCTCTAAAGCATATGGTGTATATCTGCAGGACTTGGGGCACAGCTTGAG AGGCCTGTTCATTATTGACCCCAAAGGAACTTTGAGACAGATTACAATGAATGACCTCCCAGTGGGTAGATCAGTTGACGAGACACTGCGCTTGGTGCAAGCTTTTCAGTACACTGATAAACATGGAGAGGTTTGCCCTGCTGGATGGAAACCTGGAAGTGCTACA ATTATTCCTGATCCCAAGAAATCAAAGGAATATTTCAAGCAGCAATCTAACGATGAACTCTAA